The Gadus macrocephalus chromosome 13, ASM3116895v1 genome includes a window with the following:
- the LOC132470885 gene encoding MICOS complex subunit Mic10-like, protein MADASGLKWDRCLADTALKTVTGLGVGMAFSFLVFKRHAWPASLGAGLGFGMAYSNCQHDRRLPHLLHGHMVKDQQ, encoded by the exons ATGGCAGATGCGTCTGGACTAAAGTGGGACCGGTGTCTTGCTGATACCGCCTTGAAAACCG TCACTGGCCTCGGTGTGGGGATGGCCTTCTCGTTCCTCGTCTTCAAAA GACACGCATGGCCTGCCTCACTGGGCGCAGGCCTGGGCTTTGGAATGGCGTATTCCAACTGCCAACATGACAGGAGATTGCCCCATCTGCTGCACGGCCACATGGTTAAG GACCAGCAGTGA